One part of the Solanum dulcamara chromosome 3, daSolDulc1.2, whole genome shotgun sequence genome encodes these proteins:
- the LOC129882812 gene encoding uncharacterized protein LOC129882812: METLVVVAQHKNHYYDRTKGQAPVRFGSFGSPPSVGFKEINCRSFESGVGILPTPLKACSTPVTKKAYSSSFCSKTPSPPSSIPGNSHSVGQKKSKNSAPSNSISIPIDIKLGADSRKKRPLNDEFAYSELWAGPAYSNSPPPSSLPIPKFSVKPKRTVSLDLPTSPSDIGLPPFAKSAPASPTRECSPSPGGLSDAIDSATQTLRRILNLEIMD; this comes from the coding sequence ATGGAGACACTTGTTGTTGTTGCTCAGCATAAGAATCACTACTATGATAGAACTAAGGGTCAAGCTCCTGTTCGATTTGGATCCTTTGGGTCACCTCCTTCTGTAGGTTTCAAAGAGATAAATTGCCGGTCTTTTGAATCAGGTGTCGGTATACTTCCTACCCCATTAAAGGCCTGCTCCACACCAGTCACTAAAAAGGCTTATTCCTCCTCATTTTGTTCGAAAACACCGTCACCCCCATCGTCAATCCCTGGTAATTCTCATTCCGTAGGTCAAAAGAAGTCGAAAAACTCAGCCCCCAGTAATTCTATTTCAATACCTATTGACATCAAATTGGGTGCTGATTCGAGAAAGAAGAGGCCTTTGAATGATGAATTTGCTTATTCTGAACTCTGGGCTGGTCCAGCTTACTCAAACTCACCTCCACCTAGTTCTTTGCCAATCCCAAAATTTTCTGTTAAGCCTAAAAGGACTGTTTCCCTTGACCTGCCTACTTCACCCTCTGATATTGGTTTGCCTCCCTTTGCTAAATCTGCACCTGCATCCCCGACACGGGAGTGCAGCCCATCTCCAGGAGGTTTATCTGACGCTATTGACTCTGCAACACAGACTCTCCGTCGCATTCTCAATCTTGAAATTATGGATTGA